GTCGACTATTCTGGGTCCATGCAAGTCTCACAAGAATTGATCGATCGCGTTCTGCGACTCGTTCACGCGGCGGAATACCGTCCCAGCAAACCCAAACAAATCGCCGCCCTGTTGGAACTGGACGCGGACGGTTACCGCGAAGTCCGTCGGGTGATCAAACAATTGGTCCTCGAAGGCCGATTGATCTACGGCGGCAACCACTTGGTCGTCGCTGCCGCGGCGGTCGGAGGCCCCACCGACCAAATTCGCGGCACGTTTCGCCGAGCCATGGGCGGCGGCTTTGGTTTCGTTCGCCCTTCCAGCGGTGGTGGCAGTGCCGACGCGGATGTTCCCGAGGATGTCTTTGTTCCCCCGGGCATGACCGCCGGAGCCCTGGAAGGCGATTTGGTCGCCGTGACAATCGAACCCAGTCGCCGAGGCGGGACCGAAGGCAAAGTGGTGGAGGTGTTGCAACGAGCTCGCCGTCAATTCACCGGCACGTTTTTTTCCGCACCGCTGCCTGACCAACCCGGTTCCGACACGATCGAAGGTCCGGTCGTTTACCTCGATGGCGTTCATTACGAAGCACCGGTCAGTGTCGGCGACGTGCGAGGTCTGCCGCTGCAAGACGGTGACAAGATCTTTGTCGAGATTGTCGACTTCCCCGATGAAGAATCTGGCGGCGGAGAAGCCGTCATCCTCGAGCGTTTGGGAAGCAGCAAGAACCCGGCGATCGACACGCTGACGATCATGCGGCAATACGCGTTGCCGGACGAGTTCTCCGAAGAGGTTCTCGACGAAGCTCGTGAGCAAGCCGATGCGTTCGACGACGACGTCGTTCCGACGGACCGCAAAGACCTCACGGACATGCTGACAATCACGATCGATCCGTTCGATGCACGTGATTTCGACGACGCGATCTCACTGCAACGCGAAGACGGTCGATGGCGGTTGTGGGTGCACATCGCCGACGTCAGCCACTTCGTTCCGCCCGGTGGCAAACTCGATGTCGAAGCACGCCGTCGCGGCACCAGCGTTTACCTGCCCGACCGTGTGATCCCGATGATCCCCGAGATCATCAGCAATCACCTAGCGTCCCTTCAACCCGAACGCATGCGTTTGGTGAAGACCGTCGAGATCGAAATGCTGGACGATCTGACGATCACTCACAGCGAAGTTCACAACGCCGCCATCCGCAGCGACAAACGTTTCAACTACGAGCAAATCGACCAGTTTCTCGCGTCCCCCGAAACGTTCCAAAAGGATTGGGGCGGCCCGATCTGCGAGCTGCTGACGCACATGCACAAGCTGGCGATGCAGATTCGCAAGCGTCGGTTCAAAGACGGCTCGCTGTCGATGGACATGCCGGACATCAAGCTCGAACTGGATCGCACCGGCAAAGTCAAAGGTGCCTACCAAACCGAGAACACCGAGAGTCACCAGATCATCGAGGAGTTCATGCTGCTCGGCAACGAAGCCGTTGCGACTTGGTTGGACGATCAAGAACTCAATTTCCTACACCGAATTCACGCACCGCCTGAACGCCGCAAACTGCGACAACTGACCAGCTTTGTCAAAGACCTCGGGCTGGGTTTTGACAATGTCGAAAGCCGCTTTGAAATTCAAGCGGTGCTGGACAAAGTCGCTGGCACTACACTGGAAAACGCTGTCAACTTTGCGGTGCTCAAGAGCATGAGCAAAGCGGTCTACGGCCCACACCGTGAAGGACACTACGCGCTCGACAAAGAACACTATTGCCACTTCACCAGCCCGATCCGCCGGTACCCTGACCTCAGCGTTCATCGATTGGTGCAGCGTTTGATCGAGAAGAAGTCCACGCCGGACGAATCATTCGCGGAACTTGTCAAACTCGGGCACGAATGCAGCGATGCCGAACGCAACGCCGCGCAAGCTGAACGCGAATTGATTCAACTGAAGCTGCTTCACTTCCTGAAAAAGAAACAGGGCGAAACGCTCGAGGCCGTCATCAGTCGCGTGTTCGCCGATGGCATTCACGCTCGCTGTTTGAAACTTCCCGTCGACGGGTTCATCCCGGTCACGGAACTTCCCAGCGATCAATATCGATTCGAACGCCGCGGGCAGGTCCTGACCGGATTCAAGGAAGGCAACCGGTTCCGCCTCGGCGACCATCTGACGGTTCGAATTGGCAAAGTCGATTTGCAAGACCGGCAGCTGTACCTCGACGTGGTAAAGAATCACTCCGCGGGCAAAAAAGATCCGCGAGGACCCGTTACCAGCAAGTCGAAGAAATCGCCCTACAAGAGCAAAAAGAAGAACGAGCGACGCGAAAAGAAGAAACGCCGCCGTCGTTGAAGCGGCGGTTCAAAACCAACCAACAATCCGTAGCACGGTGTTCCCCGACCGTGACATGATGCAGTGTGCCACGGTCGGGGACCACCGTGCTACGTTTTCTTTCATCGCTATGAACGTTCTCATTCTCACCGGTGCCGGAATCTCAGCGGAATCCGGAATCCCCACGTTCCGGGACGCCAACGGATTGTGGGAGGGGCACGCGGTCGAAGAAGTCGCCACGCCTCAAGGATTCGCTCGCAATCCAGAGTTGGTGCAAGAATTCTACAACCAACGACGGCGAGCGCTGCTGAACCCTGAAATCCAACCCAATGCTGCGCACGTTGCTCTCGCGGATTTTGAACGCGAACACGTCGAGAAGGCACGTGGCAATTTCCTCCTGGTGACTCAGAACATCGACAACCTGCACCAACGCGCAGGCAGTCAAAACGTGCTGCCCATGCATGGGCAATTGCTGCAAGCCCGATGCACTTACACGGAAGAGGTGTTCGACTGGACCGAGGACCTCGGCAATGACACGCCGCACCCGGAAGACCCAGACAACGATCGCATGCGAGGTTGCTTGCGACCCAACGTCGTCTGGTTTGGCGAGATGCCGATTGGACTGAACCGCATTGAGCAGGCAGCAACGAGTGCTGACCTGTTCATCGCAATCGGCACGTCCGGCGTCGTGTATCCCGCCGCCGGCATCGTGGCTCAAACGCCTCCGCACTGTCGTCGCATCGAAGTGAATCTGGACGACACCCCCGCGTCGAGTGCCTTCGATGAAACCATTCACGGTTCCGCCAGCGTTGAAATTCCGAAGCTACTGGATCACTTCAAAGCGATGTAGACGTCGGTGATCAGATTCTTAGTGTCAGTGGTTTCCGGATCGTTGCGATAGATTTCGCAGCCGACCGCTTTGGCCATCTTCATCTTCTTGTAGCGAATGAATTGGATCCCACCCGACCAAGCGTTCCCGAGATGGGCATAATCGCCGACGTGTCGAACCAGCAAAAACTTCCCGGCGGGAATCGTGTCCGCCACGCAGGCCGGCGGAACGGGCGTTCCCTTGTCGGCCAAATAACCCGCCGTGTAGTCGAACCA
The nucleotide sequence above comes from Rhodopirellula bahusiensis. Encoded proteins:
- a CDS encoding SIR2 family NAD-dependent protein deacylase yields the protein MNVLILTGAGISAESGIPTFRDANGLWEGHAVEEVATPQGFARNPELVQEFYNQRRRALLNPEIQPNAAHVALADFEREHVEKARGNFLLVTQNIDNLHQRAGSQNVLPMHGQLLQARCTYTEEVFDWTEDLGNDTPHPEDPDNDRMRGCLRPNVVWFGEMPIGLNRIEQAATSADLFIAIGTSGVVYPAAGIVAQTPPHCRRIEVNLDDTPASSAFDETIHGSASVEIPKLLDHFKAM
- a CDS encoding ribonuclease R family protein, whose product is MQVSQELIDRVLRLVHAAEYRPSKPKQIAALLELDADGYREVRRVIKQLVLEGRLIYGGNHLVVAAAAVGGPTDQIRGTFRRAMGGGFGFVRPSSGGGSADADVPEDVFVPPGMTAGALEGDLVAVTIEPSRRGGTEGKVVEVLQRARRQFTGTFFSAPLPDQPGSDTIEGPVVYLDGVHYEAPVSVGDVRGLPLQDGDKIFVEIVDFPDEESGGGEAVILERLGSSKNPAIDTLTIMRQYALPDEFSEEVLDEAREQADAFDDDVVPTDRKDLTDMLTITIDPFDARDFDDAISLQREDGRWRLWVHIADVSHFVPPGGKLDVEARRRGTSVYLPDRVIPMIPEIISNHLASLQPERMRLVKTVEIEMLDDLTITHSEVHNAAIRSDKRFNYEQIDQFLASPETFQKDWGGPICELLTHMHKLAMQIRKRRFKDGSLSMDMPDIKLELDRTGKVKGAYQTENTESHQIIEEFMLLGNEAVATWLDDQELNFLHRIHAPPERRKLRQLTSFVKDLGLGFDNVESRFEIQAVLDKVAGTTLENAVNFAVLKSMSKAVYGPHREGHYALDKEHYCHFTSPIRRYPDLSVHRLVQRLIEKKSTPDESFAELVKLGHECSDAERNAAQAERELIQLKLLHFLKKKQGETLEAVISRVFADGIHARCLKLPVDGFIPVTELPSDQYRFERRGQVLTGFKEGNRFRLGDHLTVRIGKVDLQDRQLYLDVVKNHSAGKKDPRGPVTSKSKKSPYKSKKKNERREKKKRRRR